The following proteins come from a genomic window of Mucinivorans hirudinis:
- a CDS encoding ATP-dependent DNA helicase UvrD/PcrA/Rep (epsilon proteobacterial type 2), with translation MYFENDERLAYLGARGKVILNACPGSGKTTTIAKKILDLENQNEIGGHSGVACLSFTNSAKDEINEAYRKLSGKSLQFPNHVSTIDSFINKFITLPFYNLLNRDFNRPKILDQTNILDDMWKTTYIDRNGKMQDGLRRPLNDPEYKAKNNRSIFHLYPPSEIRIEPNGAFSINGNQPSADKVDRANFNKYCQLIKNKQFTKGLISTGDSAYIALHLLKNNPKISKWLSLRFPFIIIDEAQDNSIMQHAIFEELTNQGLNNIELIGDPYQSLYEWRDANPTEFLRKYDEDETWQSFDLTDNRRSPQNIVDVFSKVRRQEDSKINSVGCQELEESIVVYKYTANNHQLIIKHYDDFCSKNKYLNSCIVVRGNSLKDLLLGKKSEQRPWNVELPKSIIYAKNLYLSGDIKNAIKEIRTICIPLIHSDNTDYHSLKEIEKEKSIDPSFNSLMITILAELPSFSLSVSDWTIKTQVFLKEQLNLNYDVDFNLRNRKSKYLEMTTLDESVEIHFKKSYSAFNIPITTIHQVKGQTLDSILVFFNEKKHKDNITFENISNTENIFPDETKRLIYVALSRPKHLLAMAFPESITNGELINKFGEKIRIIEENEL, from the coding sequence ATGTATTTTGAAAATGATGAAAGATTAGCTTATTTAGGAGCAAGAGGAAAAGTGATTTTAAATGCTTGCCCTGGTAGTGGAAAAACAACGACCATTGCAAAGAAGATTTTAGATTTAGAAAATCAGAATGAGATTGGAGGTCATTCAGGTGTAGCTTGTTTATCGTTCACAAACTCTGCTAAAGACGAAATTAATGAAGCGTATAGAAAATTGAGTGGGAAATCGCTTCAATTTCCTAATCACGTATCAACAATTGATAGTTTCATCAACAAATTCATTACGCTGCCATTTTACAATTTGCTTAATCGTGATTTTAACCGACCAAAGATACTTGACCAGACAAATATCTTGGATGACATGTGGAAAACAACTTATATTGACCGAAATGGGAAAATGCAAGATGGCTTAAGAAGACCATTGAACGATCCAGAATACAAGGCAAAAAACAACAGAAGTATATTTCATCTTTACCCACCAAGCGAAATAAGAATTGAGCCTAATGGTGCATTTTCAATCAATGGGAATCAACCATCTGCTGATAAAGTCGACAGGGCAAATTTTAACAAGTATTGTCAGCTTATTAAAAACAAGCAATTTACAAAAGGACTTATATCAACAGGTGATTCTGCATATATTGCACTTCATTTACTAAAGAATAATCCAAAGATAAGTAAATGGCTTAGCTTGAGATTTCCATTTATAATCATAGATGAGGCTCAAGATAATTCGATAATGCAACACGCAATATTCGAAGAACTGACAAATCAAGGCTTAAACAATATTGAACTAATTGGAGACCCTTATCAAAGTTTATATGAATGGAGAGATGCAAATCCAACTGAATTTTTAAGAAAGTATGATGAAGATGAAACGTGGCAGTCGTTTGATTTAACAGATAATAGACGTTCTCCGCAAAATATCGTTGATGTTTTCTCAAAAGTGAGAAGGCAGGAAGATTCAAAAATCAATAGTGTTGGTTGTCAAGAATTAGAAGAATCCATTGTTGTCTACAAATATACAGCCAATAATCATCAATTGATAATAAAACATTACGATGATTTTTGCTCAAAAAACAAATATCTTAACAGCTGTATTGTTGTGCGAGGGAATTCATTGAAAGATTTGCTGTTAGGAAAAAAATCAGAACAAAGACCTTGGAATGTTGAGTTGCCGAAAAGTATAATTTATGCTAAAAATTTATATTTGAGCGGTGATATAAAAAATGCAATCAAAGAAATACGAACAATTTGTATTCCTTTAATTCATTCTGATAATACTGACTACCACAGTTTAAAAGAGATTGAAAAAGAAAAAAGTATAGACCCTTCATTCAATTCTCTAATGATAACTATTCTTGCTGAATTACCTAGCTTTTCTTTATCTGTTAGTGATTGGACAATAAAAACTCAAGTATTTTTAAAAGAACAACTGAATTTAAATTACGATGTAGACTTCAACTTAAGGAATAGAAAATCAAAATATTTAGAAATGACTACATTGGATGAAAGTGTTGAAATCCATTTCAAGAAATCATATTCAGCCTTTAATATTCCCATAACAACAATACATCAAGTAAAAGGTCAGACATTAGATTCAATACTTGTTTTCTTTAATGAAAAGAAACATAAAGACAATATCACTTTTGAAAATATTTCAAATACTGAAAATATATTTCCAGATGAAACAAAAAGATTAATCTATGTTGCTTTATCTAGACCAAAACATTTATTAGCAATGGCGTTTCCAGAATCAATAACAAACGGAGAGCTTATAAATAAATTTGGTGAAAAAATTAGAATTATAGAAGAAAATGAATTATGA
- a CDS encoding Predicted ATP-dependent endonuclease of the OLD family, translated as MYLAKIKIENYKGIELVETEFDPKLNIIIGENGCGKSAVIDAIRLLYNVGEPIRELSVSSDDFHQKEVDNAGTKTIQKSTLITITYTFKGLSTSQKGAFYEYMVIDPNKIEEDYAKISISYEEKDGKYPYFSYNTGNIDGQKADYKTFELFQHYYLGALRDSTRDLLSTRNSILGKVIRRFVRRENSEADIEKIIKDANSQLLDRDEVKNTRDGVNTNLENIFKKVIDNKIGLRIEDARTEYIVNAIKPYLPHDRTTLIDDGFHLWQNSLGFNNLIYIAVVLGDIKEQIKDNGLPHFALLIEEPESHLHPQLQLSLYNFLNNANATENSQLFITTHSPTLTSKVPFKNLILLDCDKATKIDKQFQNRESEKIIEDTTKGKELLDADFENRMKKLQRYIDVTKSQLLFAKSILFIEGISEELLVSAFTQLQDYKLEDYRTEIVNVRGTSFYPFLYLFNNSNPIERINKQISVITDDDRFTDSKKSDYSFDKLIDDNSILDSLDDSIQTGNAVSRIKNLNSVKNKANNIEVFESFKTLEYEVALHNVNIDRRNFKDNFLVQYIDSIDNAKTTKIIAYMATFTNDIMAEEERRKVATLLWKSFPAKAEFAQDFSIHLLENLEAAKASFKVPGYILKALNHLKKGL; from the coding sequence ATGTACTTAGCTAAAATAAAAATTGAAAATTATAAAGGCATTGAACTAGTAGAAACAGAGTTTGACCCTAAACTAAATATAATTATTGGAGAAAACGGATGTGGAAAGTCTGCAGTTATTGATGCAATTAGACTATTGTATAACGTTGGAGAACCGATTAGAGAATTGTCAGTCTCTTCTGATGACTTTCATCAAAAGGAAGTTGACAATGCAGGGACGAAAACTATTCAAAAATCTACTCTAATAACCATCACCTATACATTCAAAGGTTTGTCTACCTCGCAAAAAGGTGCTTTCTATGAATATATGGTTATTGACCCCAATAAAATAGAAGAAGACTACGCTAAAATCTCTATTTCTTATGAGGAAAAGGACGGAAAATATCCCTATTTCTCTTATAATACAGGTAATATAGATGGTCAAAAAGCCGATTACAAAACCTTTGAATTATTTCAACATTACTATTTAGGTGCTTTAAGAGATAGTACTCGAGATTTATTAAGTACTAGAAACAGTATTCTTGGAAAAGTGATACGAAGATTTGTTAGAAGAGAAAATTCAGAAGCAGATATTGAAAAAATAATAAAAGACGCAAATTCTCAATTATTAGATCGGGACGAAGTTAAAAATACAAGAGATGGTGTAAACACTAACCTTGAGAATATATTTAAGAAAGTCATTGATAATAAAATTGGACTTCGCATAGAAGATGCAAGAACAGAATATATAGTCAATGCAATAAAACCATATCTTCCTCACGATAGAACAACTCTAATTGATGATGGCTTTCATTTATGGCAAAATAGCTTAGGGTTTAACAATTTGATATATATAGCTGTTGTATTGGGTGACATAAAGGAGCAGATTAAAGATAATGGGCTTCCTCATTTCGCATTATTAATTGAAGAACCTGAATCACATCTTCATCCACAATTACAACTCAGCTTATACAACTTCCTTAATAATGCTAACGCTACAGAAAACAGCCAACTATTCATAACGACCCATTCACCCACTTTAACATCTAAAGTACCTTTTAAAAATCTCATTTTACTAGATTGTGATAAAGCTACAAAGATTGACAAACAATTTCAAAATAGAGAGTCTGAAAAAATCATTGAAGACACGACTAAAGGCAAAGAATTACTTGATGCTGATTTTGAAAATAGAATGAAGAAATTACAGAGATATATTGATGTAACAAAATCTCAACTTCTATTCGCTAAATCTATTTTATTCATAGAGGGGATTTCCGAAGAATTATTAGTTTCAGCTTTTACACAATTGCAAGATTATAAGCTAGAAGATTATAGAACTGAAATTGTAAATGTTAGAGGGACATCATTCTATCCATTTTTATATCTGTTTAATAACTCAAACCCAATAGAAAGAATAAATAAACAAATCTCTGTAATTACCGATGATGATAGATTTACAGATTCTAAAAAATCAGATTACAGCTTTGACAAATTAATAGATGATAATTCAATTCTTGATTCTTTAGATGACTCTATACAAACAGGCAATGCAGTTTCAAGAATCAAAAATTTAAACTCGGTCAAAAATAAAGCTAATAACATTGAGGTTTTTGAATCATTTAAAACACTTGAATATGAAGTGGCATTGCATAATGTAAATATTGATAGAAGAAACTTTAAAGACAACTTTCTCGTGCAATATATTGACTCAATTGACAATGCTAAAACAACTAAGATAATTGCCTATATGGCAACATTTACAAATGATATTATGGCAGAAGAAGAAAGAAGAAAAGTCGCAACTCTGCTATGGAAAAGTTTTCCAGCTAAGGCCGAATTTGCTCAAGATTTTTCAATTCACTTGCTTGAAAATTTAGAAGCTGCAAAAGCGTCTTTTAAAGTCCCTGGATATATATTAAAAGCCCTTAATCATTTAAAAAAAGGATTGTAA